A region of the Desulfobacter postgatei 2ac9 genome:
CATTTGAATATACCCGGCCGGATGTTTCCACAATAGAAGTCAATGAACCGGATGATGCCGCACACGGTATTCTGATTGTTGATTCCGGCATTATTTCAAACCACCCGATGCTGGAGAAATGTGTCGGCGGCGAAGAAAATTTTCAGGCCGGGGAGGCGGAAATACAAGATACCGTGGGCCACGGAACTGCTGTTGCAGGCTGCGCGGCCTATGGGGACATTGAAAAATGCCTGGACGCGAAAAATTTCACACCGGCCAACTGGATTTTTTCCGCCAAAGTATTGTATGCGGAAAGAAATGTGTTTACCGGTGAAATATGTTCTGTTTATGATCCTGAAAAACTTGTTGAGCATCAGTTGAAAGATGCGGTTGAGAGTTTTCTTGCCAACCCCGAATATCACATCAGGGCAGTCAACATCTCATTGGGCAACGCAAATGAAGTTTGGCATAAACACTATTATCGACAGCTCCCACTTGCCGCGCTTATTGATGAACTGGCGTTTGATTTTCCGGATGTCGTTTTTGTGGTATCCGCCGGCAATCAGGACCCTACCGGGTTCTATGGCTCTATTGCGGACATTCAATCAAATTACCCGGTTTATCTGACCCAAAATCCGAATTTCCGCATCATTAATCCGGCCACGGCATCGCTCGCTTTGACAATAGGCTCCATTGCCGGTGAGGTGCGTATTGAACGGGAGCGATATGGCGCTGAACAGATAAAAACCCCTATTGCGGATGAGTGCCAGCCGTCGCCTTTTACAAGGTCGGGGTTCGGCATTAACGGCATGATAAAGCCAGAGCTTGTTGAATATGGCGGCAATCTTATTTTGTTCGACAACTATGGAAGAATCACTCAGGATAGAGGAGGCAAAATCCCCCTTCTCAATAATCGGGCAACAGAGGATATTATTCAATACGATTGCGGCACCAGTTTTGCCGCGCCCAAGGTTGCCTATCTCGCCGGAAAAATCGCTAATTACTTCCCGCAACGATCAGGCAACTTCATCAAAAACATGTTGCTCATGGGCGCGGAGTATCCAGTTGCGCCAAACAAGGAATTTTATCAGACCGATAAAGCAAAATACGCCGAAAAAGCACATCTAATGGTTTGCGGGTATGGTCTAAGCGACTTTGAACGTGCAGTCAACTCATTCAACAACAGGGCAATCCTCTGGGATGAGGGGCAAATAGGCTTAAACCAGATGAATGTCTACGCTCTTAATCTTCCCGATATTTTCTTTGCGGAACCCGGCAAAAAGAAAATAATCATTACCCTCACTTTTAATCCTGAAACGAGGTTGACAAGAGGGGACAGCTACCTCGGAAACCGGATGGAGTTTCATGTCTTCCATTCGATCAACCCACAGTCACTGATCGAAAAATATGGCGTCATTAAGGAACAGACTGAACAGACGGGAGTGCCTGAAGGCTTGAAGAAGTTTGAAATTGATTTCTTTCCCGGCCCCAATTCAAGAAAGGCAGGTTGTCATCAAAAGGCGTGGAAAGTGTACAAGCGGGACCCAAAAAGCAGGCCATCCAGCCCTATTTCACTTGTTCTCTTGAACTTCAACAAATGGATCACCGATGAAAACAGAATACAGGATTATTGCATATCCGTAGCTTTTGAACACGAGAAAGAAATATCGCTATACACTGAAATAAGGACGAGTATCCAAACACGAGTTC
Encoded here:
- a CDS encoding S8 family peptidase; amino-acid sequence: MERHDHLRLPIYHGNVERQKRGGGGGYSLPEGRRKAAFSRTARRKAETISQSFATLKRKFAGRITPSLIYEIEINQSVSPDAFENTLSSMGIHVLSVAENRKGFWVVFSDDENLSGFKNKLAKYGSETGPKYDFFNAIDSFQDIPREKKIGKRLKDAPLGETPEFIDIELWRMTDPRKNERFIHELKDAYPNRSQFRITDTLISKTFVLVRARLTAQIFDEIIELKEISRADRPCLPQFNPFEYTRPDVSTIEVNEPDDAAHGILIVDSGIISNHPMLEKCVGGEENFQAGEAEIQDTVGHGTAVAGCAAYGDIEKCLDAKNFTPANWIFSAKVLYAERNVFTGEICSVYDPEKLVEHQLKDAVESFLANPEYHIRAVNISLGNANEVWHKHYYRQLPLAALIDELAFDFPDVVFVVSAGNQDPTGFYGSIADIQSNYPVYLTQNPNFRIINPATASLALTIGSIAGEVRIERERYGAEQIKTPIADECQPSPFTRSGFGINGMIKPELVEYGGNLILFDNYGRITQDRGGKIPLLNNRATEDIIQYDCGTSFAAPKVAYLAGKIANYFPQRSGNFIKNMLLMGAEYPVAPNKEFYQTDKAKYAEKAHLMVCGYGLSDFERAVNSFNNRAILWDEGQIGLNQMNVYALNLPDIFFAEPGKKKIIITLTFNPETRLTRGDSYLGNRMEFHVFHSINPQSLIEKYGVIKEQTEQTGVPEGLKKFEIDFFPGPNSRKAGCHQKAWKVYKRDPKSRPSSPISLVLLNFNKWITDENRIQDYCISVAFEHEKEISLYTEIRTSIQTRVRVEALSR